The Parashewanella spongiae genome has a window encoding:
- the ltrA gene encoding group II intron reverse transcriptase/maturase produces the protein MANTPVNIRILQRKLYLRSKLNSELRFYSLYDKLSRLDILEEAYRRCKANKGGAGIDGITFSYLEQQKKVVALLKEIQTQLQQKNYRPSPVKRVEILKDNGKTRKLGIPIISDRIVQMAMTIVMQPVYEPHLHEHSYGYRPCRSAQQAVKVIEMSLKQGYQHVLDADLSAYFDTIPHAKLMAKVERRISDSSFLSLLKSFIKAPISVETVNGKWRIEASRCGTPQGGVISPLLANIYLNDFCLKIHEKTPCKIVTYADDFVVLHKQTYTQEQLDWITQQLSDEGLKLNQSKTHCVDMGKLMNEFDFLGFNFQRITGLIKGTSYIKIQASKKSQTKLKNKIRDIVKHRTSNTLGVLINKVNQVLRGWKHYFGGIGYPRGVFFRINGFVVNRFYRWHRRLSQRRSKYLSRGAYEKLRQAGLEYLPTTR, from the coding sequence ATGGCTAACACTCCAGTAAATATCAGAATATTACAGCGAAAACTTTACTTACGCTCAAAGCTTAACTCGGAGCTTCGATTTTACAGCTTGTACGATAAACTCAGTCGCCTAGATATACTCGAAGAAGCCTATCGACGATGCAAAGCCAATAAAGGCGGAGCAGGAATTGATGGCATCACATTCAGTTATCTAGAGCAGCAAAAGAAAGTCGTTGCGCTGTTAAAAGAAATTCAAACTCAATTACAACAGAAAAACTATCGACCTAGCCCAGTCAAACGAGTAGAAATACTCAAAGACAACGGCAAAACGCGGAAACTTGGGATCCCGATAATCAGTGACAGAATTGTGCAAATGGCGATGACAATAGTGATGCAACCCGTCTACGAACCTCATTTACATGAACACAGTTATGGTTATCGTCCATGTCGAAGCGCCCAGCAAGCGGTAAAAGTCATTGAAATGAGCCTAAAACAAGGCTATCAGCACGTACTCGATGCTGACTTGAGCGCCTATTTCGATACCATCCCGCACGCTAAGTTGATGGCAAAAGTAGAAAGGCGAATAAGCGACAGCAGCTTTCTGAGTTTACTGAAAAGCTTTATCAAAGCGCCCATCAGCGTAGAGACGGTCAACGGGAAATGGCGAATAGAAGCAAGCCGATGTGGCACTCCGCAAGGTGGAGTTATCTCTCCACTACTGGCTAACATCTATCTCAACGATTTCTGTTTGAAAATACACGAAAAAACACCGTGTAAAATCGTTACCTATGCAGATGATTTTGTTGTACTTCATAAGCAAACCTACACACAAGAGCAACTGGACTGGATAACACAGCAATTAAGTGATGAAGGTCTGAAGCTAAATCAAAGTAAAACCCACTGTGTGGATATGGGAAAGCTGATGAATGAGTTTGATTTCCTCGGTTTTAACTTTCAACGGATCACAGGCCTCATCAAAGGCACCAGTTACATTAAGATACAGGCGTCTAAGAAGAGCCAAACAAAGCTGAAAAATAAAATCAGAGACATAGTGAAACACCGAACCTCAAATACACTTGGCGTACTGATAAATAAAGTTAATCAAGTTCTGAGGGGATGGAAACACTATTTTGGTGGGATAGGTTATCCCAGAGGTGTATTTTTCAGAATAAATGGATTTGTAGTAAACCGGTTCTATCGCTGGCATCGTCGCTTAAGTCAACGTCGAAGCAAGTATCTATCACGAGGTGCTTACGAAAAATTACGCCAAGCTGGTCTTGAGTATTTACCCACGACAAGATGA
- a CDS encoding IS110 family transposase translates to MSTVLQVKDNAKFVNLYIAFELSSKTWKLGFSNGEKKRVKTIDSRDWKALHHEIALAKEKLFCVENCKVISCYEAGRDGFWIHRALIKDGIENHVIDSASIEVSRKQKKVKTDRVDVIALLRLLMRYHSGEQEALNIINVPNVEAEDKRRINRERERLVKERGSHSARIKSLLCLHGISVENISKLKGKVNQLKTAVLNKPLPTDLVTEIERELDRHEIVDKQIKAIEKLQKQRVLDDCDDASQKINQLMQLKGVGWQSSWVLVTEFFHWREFKNAKQVGACAGMTPTPYDSGDSQREQGICKSGNRRIRKIMVELSWFWLRYQPKSELSLWFEQRFAHGSKRMRRIGIVAMARKLLIKLWKYLEHGEVPSGATMSL, encoded by the coding sequence ATGAGCACCGTCCTTCAAGTAAAAGATAACGCAAAATTTGTTAATTTGTACATTGCTTTTGAACTTAGCAGTAAAACTTGGAAGCTTGGCTTTTCAAATGGTGAAAAAAAGAGAGTCAAAACGATTGATTCCCGAGACTGGAAAGCCCTACATCATGAAATAGCCTTAGCAAAAGAAAAGCTATTCTGCGTTGAAAACTGCAAAGTCATTAGCTGTTACGAAGCAGGTAGAGACGGATTCTGGATACACAGAGCGCTAATTAAAGACGGCATCGAAAATCATGTGATTGACTCAGCTAGTATTGAAGTCAGCCGAAAACAGAAGAAAGTCAAAACCGATAGAGTTGATGTGATTGCTTTGCTCCGTTTACTGATGCGTTATCACTCTGGAGAGCAAGAAGCTTTAAATATCATCAATGTTCCAAATGTAGAAGCTGAAGATAAGCGTCGAATTAACCGAGAGCGAGAACGATTAGTAAAAGAGCGTGGCAGTCACAGCGCACGAATTAAGTCACTTCTGTGTTTGCATGGTATCAGCGTGGAAAATATCTCTAAACTAAAAGGGAAAGTTAATCAACTTAAGACGGCGGTTCTCAATAAGCCTTTACCGACAGATTTAGTGACGGAAATAGAGCGAGAACTTGATAGGCATGAAATTGTCGACAAGCAAATTAAAGCAATTGAGAAATTACAAAAACAACGTGTTCTTGATGACTGTGATGACGCATCGCAAAAAATTAATCAGCTCATGCAGCTTAAAGGCGTAGGCTGGCAATCGAGCTGGGTATTAGTAACAGAGTTTTTCCATTGGCGAGAATTTAAAAACGCTAAACAAGTGGGAGCTTGTGCAGGAATGACACCAACGCCTTACGATAGTGGTGACAGTCAAAGAGAGCAAGGCATTTGCAAGTCAGGTAATCGACGAATACGAAAGATTATGGTTGAACTCAGTTGGTTTTGGTTACGGTATCAACCCAAATCAGAATTGAGTTTATGGTTCGAACAGCGTTTCGCTCATGGCAGTAAACGAATGAGACGCATCGGCATTGTTGCTATGGCACGTAAACTTCTTATCAAACTGTGGAAGTATTTAGAGCATGGAGAAGTGCCATCAGGTGCAACGATGTCACTTTAA
- a CDS encoding MSHA biogenesis protein MshI — MRQSLSRRLIFWAKSKRSKSIGIYVAKASLWLHTKNDNSDNTQSSKSFEIPFTDNDWDKAFSVIASHFSNAQLFITLGVGRYQLIQTDKPQVPDSEMTQALQWSIKDLVNLPPANVHLDYFHSPVDNSGKINVVALEHNEMKRLAIAAKKSGLTIRGVSIEELVLSNMPPLGSSTHSQSRLIICHQSGGDLLLAVIKNNELHLQRRVRGFHALNAMSKDDLTYGGAENISLEIQRSMDFYESQLRQAPIHAIDILVENVAEHLVPLLGKNFSQPINIVTHSNVSEFLATLAFAEMQREAKS; from the coding sequence ATGAGGCAAAGTCTGAGCAGGAGACTTATTTTTTGGGCTAAGTCCAAAAGGTCAAAATCGATAGGTATTTATGTTGCCAAAGCATCTCTTTGGTTACACACTAAAAATGATAATAGCGATAATACTCAATCATCTAAGAGCTTTGAAATACCATTTACGGATAATGATTGGGATAAGGCTTTTTCTGTCATTGCTTCACATTTCTCTAATGCTCAACTCTTCATCACTCTCGGTGTTGGCCGTTATCAACTGATACAAACGGATAAGCCGCAAGTTCCAGATTCTGAAATGACGCAAGCTTTACAATGGTCAATTAAAGATTTAGTCAACCTACCCCCAGCCAATGTTCATTTAGATTATTTTCATTCCCCAGTCGACAATAGTGGCAAGATTAATGTTGTTGCTCTTGAGCATAATGAAATGAAAAGGCTTGCTATTGCAGCAAAAAAATCAGGCTTAACAATAAGAGGTGTGTCGATTGAAGAGTTAGTTTTGAGTAATATGCCGCCGCTTGGTTCAAGCACTCACTCTCAGTCACGTCTTATCATTTGCCACCAATCAGGTGGTGATTTATTGCTGGCTGTTATTAAGAACAACGAGTTGCATTTACAGCGACGGGTTCGGGGGTTTCATGCATTAAATGCTATGAGTAAAGACGATTTAACTTATGGCGGGGCTGAAAATATAAGCTTGGAAATTCAGCGTTCTATGGATTTTTATGAAAGCCAACTGCGCCAAGCTCCGATTCATGCAATTGACATTCTGGTCGAAAATGTTGCTGAGCATCTAGTACCGCTGTTAGGTAAGAACTTTAGCCAGCCAATTAATATTGTAACCCATTCTAACGTGAGTGAGTTCTTAGCGACACTCGCCTTTGCTGAAATGCAGCGGGAGGCAAAATCATGA
- a CDS encoding PilN domain-containing protein, whose protein sequence is MTVLTLYWQSLQVTQQLSQSKQQSIELENRQKQLEQQILAHKASNNWEVIVDKQRQLLSMKTKLLSELSQQKDVQSESYVSLLTELAETADGDSWLTHIQVNDDNLQLAGNAIEAAAVPRWLERLQATKTLSGRKFDGVKFNRDIKGALSFELIVNPSAKSELNNQL, encoded by the coding sequence GTGACTGTTTTAACTTTGTATTGGCAGTCTTTGCAAGTGACTCAACAACTGAGCCAGTCCAAGCAGCAATCGATTGAATTAGAAAATCGACAAAAACAGCTCGAACAACAAATACTGGCTCATAAAGCATCAAATAACTGGGAGGTGATTGTTGATAAGCAAAGACAGTTACTGAGCATGAAAACAAAATTGCTGAGCGAGTTATCACAGCAAAAAGACGTTCAGAGTGAAAGTTATGTCTCCTTGCTGACGGAATTAGCCGAAACCGCAGATGGTGATAGTTGGTTAACTCATATACAAGTCAATGATGATAATCTTCAGTTGGCCGGAAATGCGATAGAAGCTGCCGCGGTACCACGCTGGCTCGAGCGACTCCAAGCCACAAAAACGCTGTCGGGACGTAAGTTTGATGGCGTAAAATTTAATCGTGATATAAAAGGCGCGCTGAGTTTTGAATTGATTGTTAATCCATCGGCTAAATCTGAGCTGAACAACCAATTATAG
- a CDS encoding MSHA biogenesis protein MshJ translates to MKKLLIWADRFNTLSIRERSLVVTASIALVGWLCFLSLESFYLTSQRAHMQLRDLNKQNELTEQLLTNYQQQLAQDPNLDYRNQLKHVESEIQLLDDRLKTKFVDIVPSDKMPLLLQQLLSRSKGVRLIAMESIAPKPLLDFKDSETKMISLNLYRHGIKLRLNTDYFSFLTFIKSIEALPNKLYWKRLDYQVIEFPQAEVELELYTLSVSKEFISVAKAQ, encoded by the coding sequence ATGAAGAAATTACTGATTTGGGCTGATAGATTCAACACCCTTAGTATCCGTGAAAGGAGTTTAGTTGTAACAGCTTCTATAGCGTTAGTCGGGTGGTTGTGCTTTTTATCCCTAGAGTCATTCTACCTGACCAGTCAACGAGCGCACATGCAGCTTAGGGATCTGAACAAGCAAAACGAGTTAACCGAGCAGTTGCTGACAAATTATCAACAACAGCTCGCTCAAGATCCTAATCTTGATTACCGCAATCAGCTCAAACATGTTGAAAGCGAAATTCAGCTACTTGATGATCGGTTAAAAACGAAATTTGTCGATATTGTGCCTTCAGATAAAATGCCGCTTTTGTTGCAACAGTTATTGAGTCGCTCAAAAGGGGTTAGATTGATCGCAATGGAATCTATAGCTCCAAAGCCTTTGCTCGATTTTAAGGATAGTGAAACCAAAATGATTTCGTTAAATTTGTATCGTCATGGGATCAAATTGAGGCTAAATACTGATTATTTCAGTTTTTTAACTTTTATTAAATCCATCGAGGCATTGCCGAATAAATTGTATTGGAAGCGTCTTGATTATCAGGTTATCGAGTTTCCACAAGCCGAAGTTGAGTTGGAATTATATACCTTGAGTGTCAGTAAGGAGTTCATCAGTGTTGCAAAAGCTCAGTAG
- a CDS encoding MSHA biogenesis protein MshK has product MQKLSSVFIVSLTLLALLNNAVEAQTKDQTLRDPTQPSKFTALRSDNIGNNGKLTLNSIVTGSQPFIVVNDEIKTIGDSINNVKIIQIETNSVELADGRRLTLFETITKSKGK; this is encoded by the coding sequence TTGCAAAAGCTCAGTAGTGTTTTTATCGTGAGCCTGACTCTGTTGGCTTTGCTTAACAACGCAGTCGAGGCGCAAACAAAAGATCAAACCTTGAGAGATCCTACTCAACCCAGTAAGTTTACAGCTTTAAGATCAGATAATATCGGTAATAATGGAAAGTTAACGCTTAATAGCATAGTGACAGGAAGTCAGCCTTTTATTGTGGTCAACGATGAAATAAAAACCATTGGTGACAGCATTAATAATGTAAAAATAATTCAAATCGAGACAAACAGTGTCGAATTGGCTGATGGACGAAGATTGACTTTGTTCGAAACAATAACGAAGTCAAAGGGAAAATAA
- the mshL gene encoding pilus (MSHA type) biogenesis protein MshL gives MRINQYGITLLSLSLVACQSTDRPVPSSAKAELNHAISAVTKAQNSTSHIAPPPALPTAVQQELAADQLLAKKLIAPKERRFDVNAKDVDAKVFFPSLIHNTPLSIVVHPNVSGKVSLALKAVTLAEVLQVIQDIYGYEVSREGRILRVYPAGLRTETFPVNYLYMQREGLSITSVNSGRLSDNQGNNRSNNQSNRNSSGSRSGSSNEFNSESSHSSGNNNTNGTFIRSTNKTDFWKDLQQTLSSIIGSSGNGRQVVTTPQAGLVTVRAFPDELRQVREFLSKAESHLQRQVILETKIIEVTLSDGYQQGIQWSDVVSQIGHNDNTNVNFGTSQGDVLSDVISRSLGGVTSLSLTGTDFTAMINLLKTQGDVDVLSSPRVTASNNQKAVIKVGSDEYFVTDVSSTVISAVNGSNPVAQPEVELTPFFSGIALDVTPQIDDNGGVLLHVHPSVIDINEQTKSINIGDNPLILPLAQSQIRESDTVIKAISGDVVVIGGLMKTEKQDATSKVPLLGDIPLIGELFTNRSKVNRKTELIILLKPTVVGEGTWKSELERSQQLLDRWYPEGHGK, from the coding sequence ATGCGCATAAACCAGTACGGAATCACTCTGTTATCTTTATCTCTTGTCGCGTGTCAAAGCACTGACCGACCAGTACCAAGCTCAGCTAAAGCTGAGCTGAACCATGCCATATCAGCGGTAACTAAAGCACAAAACAGCACAAGCCATATTGCTCCACCTCCAGCCTTACCAACGGCGGTTCAACAAGAATTAGCCGCTGATCAGTTGTTAGCAAAAAAATTAATAGCGCCCAAAGAACGCCGATTTGATGTCAATGCTAAAGACGTGGATGCCAAAGTTTTTTTCCCAAGTTTAATTCACAATACGCCACTGAGCATTGTGGTTCATCCTAATGTTTCGGGTAAAGTCTCGTTAGCATTGAAGGCCGTTACCTTAGCCGAAGTTTTGCAAGTTATACAGGATATTTATGGCTACGAAGTCAGTCGAGAAGGGCGAATTCTTAGGGTTTATCCTGCTGGCCTTCGCACCGAAACGTTTCCTGTTAATTATTTGTATATGCAACGAGAAGGCTTATCAATTACGTCAGTCAATTCTGGACGTTTGAGCGATAACCAAGGCAATAATCGAAGTAATAATCAGAGTAATCGAAATAGCTCTGGCAGCCGAAGTGGTAGTAGTAATGAGTTTAACAGTGAAAGTAGCCATAGCTCGGGTAATAACAATACAAACGGCACCTTCATTCGTTCTACCAATAAAACTGATTTCTGGAAAGACTTACAGCAAACATTAAGTTCAATTATTGGCAGTTCAGGTAATGGTCGCCAAGTTGTGACAACGCCTCAAGCGGGGCTAGTGACTGTGCGCGCATTTCCTGACGAGTTACGTCAAGTGCGTGAGTTTTTATCAAAAGCGGAATCACATTTACAACGGCAAGTGATCCTTGAAACTAAAATCATTGAAGTAACGCTTTCAGATGGTTACCAACAAGGTATTCAATGGAGTGATGTGGTCAGTCAAATTGGTCACAACGACAATACCAATGTCAATTTCGGCACATCACAAGGTGATGTACTGTCCGATGTCATTTCTCGCTCTCTTGGTGGCGTAACCTCATTATCGCTAACGGGTACCGATTTTACAGCAATGATTAATTTGCTGAAAACTCAGGGCGATGTGGATGTATTGTCGAGTCCACGAGTAACAGCCTCAAATAATCAAAAAGCCGTGATAAAAGTGGGATCCGATGAATATTTCGTTACTGACGTTTCATCAACGGTTATTTCAGCGGTTAATGGTTCAAACCCTGTAGCGCAACCAGAAGTCGAACTGACGCCGTTTTTCTCTGGCATAGCTTTAGATGTCACACCGCAAATTGATGATAATGGTGGTGTGCTTTTGCATGTGCATCCATCGGTCATCGACATTAATGAGCAAACCAAGAGCATTAATATCGGTGACAATCCGTTGATTTTACCGCTGGCACAAAGCCAAATCCGTGAGTCAGATACCGTGATTAAAGCGATTTCAGGAGATGTTGTGGTAATTGGCGGTTTAATGAAAACCGAAAAACAGGACGCAACGTCCAAAGTCCCATTGTTGGGGGATATTCCTCTAATAGGCGAATTATTTACTAATCGTAGTAAAGTGAATCGTAAAACGGAATTGATAATTTTATTAAAGCCAACAGTAGTCGGTGAAGGTACGTGGAAGTCAGAGCTTGAACGTTCACAGCAGTTACTTGACCGCTGGTATCCCGAAGGCCATGGGAAGTAA
- a CDS encoding ExeA family protein, with protein MYLQHFGLTELPFSLTPNTSYFVQLAPHVEAMQVLQTALQMGEGFIKVTGEVGTGKTLLCRKLLNELSDEFQCAYIPNPYLTPAELSWAFAKELGMDVDASINQVQLAQSIQQRLLELALAGKTVVLVLDEAQAIPDETLEALRLYTNLETEQRKLLHLVLFGQPELDQRLMTDKFRQLRQRIGFSYQLRPLNQTEVHNYIEQRLRVAGFTGVSAVDHKVTGLIATASRGTPRLINILTHKALMVCFGEGQHKLTKKYVIAAVTDTEDASTLRHSWFNIPVLSSVLLIILGLVFAMKQWGVLPL; from the coding sequence ATGTATTTGCAGCACTTTGGTTTAACGGAACTGCCGTTTTCACTCACCCCAAACACCAGCTATTTTGTGCAGCTGGCACCGCACGTTGAGGCAATGCAAGTGCTGCAAACGGCGCTGCAAATGGGCGAAGGCTTTATTAAAGTCACAGGTGAAGTGGGAACAGGAAAAACCCTATTATGTCGGAAGTTACTCAATGAATTATCCGATGAGTTTCAATGTGCTTATATTCCTAACCCGTATCTTACGCCTGCTGAATTAAGCTGGGCGTTCGCTAAAGAGTTAGGCATGGATGTTGATGCGAGCATTAATCAAGTTCAACTTGCCCAAAGTATTCAACAGCGTCTACTTGAGTTAGCGCTAGCCGGTAAAACGGTCGTTTTAGTGTTAGACGAAGCGCAAGCCATTCCAGATGAAACTTTGGAAGCATTGAGGCTTTATACCAATCTAGAAACAGAGCAACGTAAACTGCTGCATTTAGTTTTATTCGGTCAACCTGAACTGGATCAACGCTTGATGACAGATAAATTTAGGCAGCTCAGGCAACGGATCGGGTTTAGTTATCAACTTCGACCCCTTAATCAAACGGAAGTACATAACTATATTGAACAGCGACTACGTGTTGCAGGTTTTACTGGTGTCAGTGCTGTGGATCATAAAGTAACAGGGTTAATTGCAACGGCTTCAAGAGGCACGCCCAGACTGATCAATATTTTGACCCATAAAGCGCTTATGGTGTGCTTTGGTGAAGGGCAACATAAGTTGACAAAAAAATATGTCATCGCCGCTGTGACAGATACCGAAGATGCCAGTACATTAAGACATTCATGGTTTAATATTCCTGTTTTAAGCAGCGTGTTACTCATCATTCTTGGCCTTGTATTTGCGATGAAACAATGGGGAGTGTTGCCGTTATGA
- a CDS encoding tetratricopeptide repeat protein produces MSVINKVLQDLDKRQQPHQLENVQILSTPSTQPKQPATWFWVFGIVIVAAVFTVYQLYPTLFLSTESQTPIQVALEKDDTLVDEKQVVAPEVVEPKIVSEQAAVPHELEPVTTQNPQASPLPIQQTEKQIDEPEIQPKRIQTSIAEEKPQAILEIKPVELTPKQLAEKYYKQGESAITQGQVDNAIAHFQRSLSFDNSFHPARKQLAALYFGRKQNNKAMTLLQSAQQQFPQYSEYSLMLAKIDFSNNQYQSAMQRLANIPDSDELAPEKWMQLSTISQQQQDHPIAVAAFKKLTVYRPREGRWWLGLGFNLDAQQQYVEARVAYQHALDTHSLSKASIQYIQQRLLQISEGSK; encoded by the coding sequence ATGAGCGTGATAAATAAAGTGTTGCAAGATCTTGATAAACGCCAACAGCCACATCAGCTTGAAAATGTGCAGATATTGAGTACTCCGTCAACTCAGCCAAAGCAGCCTGCGACTTGGTTTTGGGTATTCGGGATTGTTATTGTTGCTGCTGTTTTCACTGTTTATCAGTTGTATCCCACTTTATTTTTAAGTACTGAAAGCCAAACACCGATTCAAGTTGCATTGGAAAAAGATGACACTCTGGTGGATGAAAAACAAGTTGTAGCGCCAGAGGTTGTTGAACCTAAAATTGTGAGTGAACAAGCCGCTGTGCCACACGAACTTGAGCCTGTAACAACACAAAACCCTCAAGCGTCGCCATTACCAATACAGCAAACTGAAAAACAAATAGATGAGCCAGAAATCCAGCCTAAAAGGATTCAAACATCAATAGCTGAAGAAAAACCACAAGCCATTTTGGAGATAAAACCCGTAGAGTTAACGCCTAAGCAATTAGCTGAAAAGTATTACAAACAGGGCGAGTCAGCGATAACGCAAGGGCAGGTGGATAATGCCATCGCTCACTTTCAGCGTTCATTGAGCTTCGATAACAGTTTTCATCCAGCGCGCAAGCAACTGGCCGCTCTGTATTTTGGTCGTAAGCAAAATAATAAAGCCATGACATTATTGCAAAGTGCTCAGCAACAATTCCCACAATACAGTGAGTATTCATTGATGTTGGCTAAAATAGATTTCAGTAATAACCAATACCAAAGTGCGATGCAAAGGTTGGCCAATATTCCAGACAGCGATGAACTCGCACCAGAGAAATGGATGCAACTTAGTACTATTTCACAGCAGCAACAAGATCACCCCATAGCTGTGGCTGCTTTTAAAAAGCTCACAGTGTATCGTCCTAGGGAAGGACGATGGTGGTTAGGGCTTGGATTTAATTTAGATGCACAGCAGCAATATGTGGAAGCCAGAGTAGCTTACCAACACGCGCTGGATACTCATTCGTTATCGAAAGCCAGTATTCAATATATTCAGCAACGTTTGCTGCAAATCAGTGAGGGATCAAAATGA
- a CDS encoding GspE/PulE family protein produces the protein MKPALKKRLGDLLVDNQIISDEQLQQALADQKATGKKLGKTLISLNYISETQLLTFLSQQLNLPFIDISRRPISAEVVNLLPEVQARRFRALVIEDMGDKVRVAMSDPADLQALDALEALLAPKAISLAVVPEQQLLTAFDNLYRRTQEIAQIAGELEQEYAADELFDLSSITDSDADNETTVVKLLQSIFEDAVQMRASDIHIEPGEKQLRIRQRIDGQLHETVLNEVHIALALVLRLKLMAGLDISEKRLPQDGRFHIDIRGHKIDVRISTMPVYHGESVVMRLLDQSAGLLTLDETGMPPAILARVRQQINRPHGMLLVTGPTGSGKTTSLYGILSELNTPYRKIITVEDPVEYQLPRINQVQINHKIGLDFSGVLRATLRQDPDIIMVGEMRDQETVEIGLRGALTGHFVLSTLHTNDAVTSALRLLDMGAASYLVASALRVIIAQRLVRRVCKNCAVDTQLSHQDLMWLLNISNRDFSQATLKVGTGCQSCNGSGYHGRIGVFEMLEIDDELMDVMRSGDPQSFALAAKNNPNFVPLAQSALDYLYQGLTTIEEVAKLVETVNDDTAPMTTPAATVYEPEV, from the coding sequence ATGAAGCCAGCACTTAAAAAACGGCTTGGTGATTTGTTAGTTGATAATCAGATTATTTCTGATGAGCAGTTGCAACAAGCGCTAGCAGATCAAAAAGCTACAGGTAAAAAACTAGGTAAGACGCTGATTAGTTTGAACTACATTAGCGAAACTCAGCTACTGACTTTTTTATCACAGCAGCTTAACTTGCCGTTTATTGATATCAGCCGTCGACCTATTTCGGCTGAAGTCGTGAACTTATTGCCTGAAGTACAAGCTCGGCGTTTTCGAGCCCTTGTCATCGAAGACATGGGTGACAAAGTTAGAGTTGCCATGAGTGATCCCGCTGATTTACAAGCACTTGATGCACTTGAGGCACTGTTAGCGCCCAAAGCCATTAGCTTAGCCGTTGTACCAGAGCAACAACTGCTGACAGCCTTTGATAATTTATATCGCCGAACTCAAGAAATTGCTCAAATAGCAGGCGAGTTAGAGCAAGAGTACGCCGCTGACGAGTTATTCGATTTAAGCAGCATAACCGATAGTGATGCCGATAACGAAACCACAGTCGTTAAACTATTGCAGTCGATCTTTGAAGACGCCGTACAAATGCGAGCATCGGATATTCATATCGAGCCCGGTGAAAAACAATTACGCATACGCCAGCGTATTGATGGTCAGCTTCATGAAACGGTGCTGAACGAAGTTCATATTGCGTTAGCCTTGGTTTTACGGTTGAAGTTGATGGCTGGCTTAGATATTTCGGAAAAGCGATTGCCCCAAGACGGTCGTTTTCATATTGATATTCGTGGTCATAAAATTGATGTGCGGATTTCAACCATGCCTGTGTATCACGGCGAGTCAGTGGTCATGCGATTACTCGATCAATCTGCAGGCCTATTGACCTTAGATGAAACAGGTATGCCGCCAGCGATTTTGGCGCGAGTGCGTCAGCAAATAAATCGACCCCATGGCATGTTATTGGTGACAGGGCCAACAGGTAGCGGTAAAACCACCAGTTTATACGGGATTTTGAGCGAATTAAACACGCCTTATCGTAAAATCATTACGGTTGAAGATCCGGTAGAGTATCAATTGCCGCGCATTAACCAAGTACAAATTAATCATAAGATAGGTCTCGATTTTTCTGGTGTATTACGTGCCACGTTACGACAAGATCCCGACATCATCATGGTGGGGGAAATGCGTGATCAAGAAACCGTAGAAATTGGTTTACGAGGCGCATTAACGGGTCACTTTGTATTATCGACCTTACATACCAATGACGCGGTAACCAGTGCATTACGCTTGTTAGATATGGGAGCCGCTAGTTATCTGGTCGCCAGTGCACTTAGGGTGATTATTGCTCAGCGATTGGTACGGCGGGTATGTAAAAACTGCGCGGTAGATACTCAGCTCAGCCATCAAGATTTAATGTGGCTGCTTAACATTTCAAACCGCGATTTCAGTCAGGCCACATTAAAGGTCGGTACAGGTTGTCAAAGCTGTAACGGCAGTGGTTATCATGGTCGAATCGGTGTGTTTGAAATGTTGGAAATTGACGACGAATTAATGGACGTAATGCGCAGCGGCGATCCTCAATCCTTTGCATTAGCCGCAAAAAATAACCCTAACTTTGTACCGTTAGCCCAATCGGCGCTTGATTATTTATACCAAGGTTTAACCACCATAGAAGAGGTGGCTAAGCTGGTGGAAACCGTCAATGATGATACCGCTCCAATGACAACTCCAGCGGCAACCGTTTATGAGCCAGAGGTGTAA